A portion of the Nitratidesulfovibrio termitidis HI1 genome contains these proteins:
- a CDS encoding phage tail protein has product MITGQDVKVVYDTTGGTTFPVPFFFFDPAHLVVSTVSPGGAETFITSGYAVFGAQQQAGGTVVFEQPPPLGLHLVIRRHTTRTQETEYPEGGKFPSRTVETDFDKVVAITQELTEEMGRALLMPPDGSYGPGGIVQELLKAREDACECADQACECAEQACACATQACACGDQVQSIVDELIAQTGGMMAYVPIGSLAEFPVDRVPPGYLVCAGQTVTRAAYPDLVTYLTGSPTAPSAVLPDLRLRFTRGADMGKGGDPTVTPGSTRASSVGPHPHEVSGGAGAGHTHTFRYHTGAGVGSGGPNGDGRKYLTSSMFQGSENGNDYYVGLLNSTNSTVGNTGQDAIQTATDSVGPATGGGTGDLAVGGGGTGPDTYPAYYAVVKCIKAYYAPMNAAPVDVGEIVDAVAAERFAWTPADWPSGVEVDLGGGAYAMRVAMTTGIIGDGGFFSAGITTPDMEATRIVQYGGGITLPEPYYDTFPVGHSLEGVVSGGFLLRSWLRMSVQGAIMVQFTTSYTGKPYGLDVWVVYRKD; this is encoded by the coding sequence ATGATTACCGGGCAGGACGTGAAGGTGGTGTACGACACGACGGGGGGAACGACGTTTCCCGTGCCGTTCTTTTTCTTCGACCCGGCGCACCTGGTCGTGAGCACGGTGAGCCCAGGCGGCGCGGAGACGTTCATTACATCCGGCTACGCGGTCTTCGGCGCGCAGCAGCAGGCCGGAGGCACGGTTGTTTTCGAACAGCCGCCGCCGCTGGGGCTGCATCTGGTGATCCGCCGCCACACCACGCGCACCCAGGAGACCGAATATCCGGAGGGGGGGAAGTTTCCCAGCCGTACCGTGGAAACGGACTTCGACAAGGTGGTGGCCATCACCCAGGAGCTGACCGAGGAAATGGGGCGGGCGCTGCTGATGCCGCCGGACGGATCCTATGGTCCCGGCGGCATCGTTCAGGAACTACTGAAGGCGCGCGAGGACGCATGCGAGTGTGCGGACCAGGCGTGCGAGTGCGCCGAGCAGGCCTGCGCGTGCGCAACGCAGGCCTGCGCCTGCGGAGACCAGGTGCAGTCCATAGTGGATGAGCTGATCGCGCAGACGGGCGGCATGATGGCCTACGTGCCCATCGGAAGCCTGGCGGAATTCCCGGTGGACAGGGTGCCGCCGGGGTATCTGGTGTGCGCCGGGCAGACGGTGACGCGGGCGGCCTACCCGGACCTGGTCACGTACCTGACGGGCAGCCCCACGGCCCCGTCCGCCGTGCTGCCGGACCTGCGGCTGCGCTTTACGCGCGGCGCGGACATGGGCAAGGGCGGCGACCCGACGGTGACGCCGGGCAGCACGCGCGCGTCGAGCGTGGGGCCGCACCCGCACGAGGTGAGCGGAGGCGCTGGAGCGGGGCATACGCACACATTTCGGTACCACACAGGCGCTGGTGTGGGCTCCGGCGGGCCGAACGGGGACGGCAGGAAATACCTGACGTCCAGCATGTTCCAGGGGAGCGAGAACGGGAACGACTACTACGTCGGCCTGCTGAATTCCACGAACAGCACCGTCGGCAACACTGGCCAGGACGCCATCCAGACCGCCACGGATTCCGTGGGCCCCGCCACAGGCGGGGGGACGGGCGACCTCGCCGTGGGCGGCGGGGGCACCGGCCCTGACACGTACCCCGCCTATTACGCGGTGGTGAAGTGCATCAAGGCGTACTACGCGCCCATGAACGCCGCGCCCGTGGACGTGGGCGAGATCGTGGACGCGGTGGCAGCAGAGCGCTTTGCGTGGACCCCGGCGGACTGGCCCAGCGGCGTCGAGGTGGACCTGGGCGGCGGCGCGTACGCCATGCGGGTGGCCATGACCACCGGGATCATCGGCGACGGCGGTTTCTTTTCCGCCGGCATCACGACGCCGGACATGGAGGCCACGCGAATCGTCCAGTACGGGGGCGGTATCACGCTGCCGGAGCCGTATTACGACACGTTTCCTGTGGGCCACAGCCTGGAAGGCGTGGTGTCCGGCGGCTTCCTGCTGCGCTCGTGGCTGCGGATGTCCGTGCAGGGCGCGATAATGGTGCAGTTTACGACATCCTACACGGGCAAGCCGTACGGGCTGGACGTGTGGGTGGTGTACCGCAAGGACTAA